One region of Gottschalkia purinilytica genomic DNA includes:
- the fabK gene encoding enoyl-[acyl-carrier-protein] reductase FabK, with amino-acid sequence MIRTELCGLLNIQYPIIQGGMAWIATGELAAAVSNAGGLGIIGCGNAPAEVIKKEIQKVKNLTDKPFGANVMLLSPHVDDIIELLYEEKVPVITTGAGNPGKYIEKFKSIGTKVIPVVPTVALAKRMEKLGADAIIIEGTEAGGHIGELTTMTLLPQVVDAVNIPVIAAGGIADGRGVIAALVLGAEGVQIGTRFVCTTECIAHENYKQAIVKSGDRDAIVTGRSTGHPVRTLKNKFTKKILEMESEKVDIKQIEEFGMGSLKRAVLEGDSENGSIMAGQISGLIKDIKSCKEVMEEIVMQAEAVKNRLQSI; translated from the coding sequence ATGATTAGAACAGAACTATGTGGACTTTTAAATATACAGTATCCAATAATTCAAGGCGGAATGGCATGGATTGCTACAGGAGAACTAGCTGCTGCAGTATCTAATGCAGGTGGACTTGGAATTATAGGATGTGGAAATGCTCCAGCAGAAGTTATAAAAAAAGAGATACAAAAAGTCAAAAATTTGACAGATAAGCCTTTTGGAGCTAATGTTATGTTACTATCACCGCATGTAGATGATATAATAGAACTTTTATATGAGGAAAAAGTTCCTGTTATAACTACAGGAGCAGGAAATCCAGGTAAGTATATAGAAAAGTTCAAGAGTATTGGAACGAAAGTTATACCTGTAGTTCCTACAGTTGCGTTGGCAAAAAGAATGGAAAAATTAGGCGCAGATGCTATTATAATAGAAGGAACAGAAGCAGGTGGACACATAGGAGAATTGACTACTATGACATTACTCCCTCAAGTAGTAGATGCTGTAAATATACCAGTCATAGCTGCTGGAGGAATAGCTGATGGAAGAGGTGTTATTGCTGCTTTAGTTTTAGGTGCTGAAGGAGTACAAATAGGAACTAGATTTGTTTGTACAACTGAATGTATAGCTCATGAAAATTACAAGCAAGCGATAGTTAAATCAGGAGATAGAGATGCAATAGTTACAGGAAGAAGCACAGGACATCCTGTTAGAACATTAAAAAATAAGTTTACTAAGAAGATATTAGAAATGGAGTCAGAAAAGGTTGATATAAAACAAATAGAAGAATTTGGAATGGGGTCTTTGAAAAGGGCTGTTTTAGAAGGAGATTCTGAAAATGGGTCTATAATGGCAGGACAAATAAGTGGACTTATTAAAGACATAAAATCTTGCAAAGAAGTGATGGAAGAAATTGTAATGCAAGCTGAAGCTGTAAAAAATAGACTACAAAGTATTTAG
- the fabD gene encoding ACP S-malonyltransferase — MRKMAFIFPGQGAQYVGMGKDIALNYKQSEEIFDIANEILRNDIKSLCFEGPEDELMKTENTQPAILATSIAILKIIEESGIKADVTAGLSLGEYAALVYSGVLDFKETVELVRKRGKYMQEVVPQGKGAMAAILGLDREIVNTIIEECSVKGVIEGANYNCPGQIVLSGETETIKLACDIAKDKGAKRAVILPVSAPFHCSLLKPAGEMLKKELENISISDINVDIISNVTGNYIDNKDKVKELLINQVSNSVLWEDTIDLMIKDGINTFVEIGPGKTLTAFVKKTAKKHGVKVESFNIENVDSLKEFLNTFK, encoded by the coding sequence ATGAGAAAAATGGCCTTTATATTTCCAGGGCAAGGAGCTCAATATGTCGGTATGGGAAAAGATATAGCTTTAAATTACAAGCAATCAGAAGAAATATTTGATATAGCAAATGAAATATTAAGAAATGATATTAAAAGTCTATGTTTTGAAGGACCAGAAGATGAGCTAATGAAAACAGAAAATACCCAACCAGCTATTTTGGCTACATCTATAGCAATTTTGAAAATTATAGAAGAAAGCGGTATAAAAGCTGATGTCACAGCTGGTTTAAGTCTAGGAGAATATGCAGCTTTAGTATACAGTGGAGTTTTAGATTTTAAAGAGACTGTAGAACTAGTAAGAAAAAGAGGAAAATATATGCAAGAAGTAGTTCCACAAGGAAAAGGAGCTATGGCAGCTATATTAGGTCTAGATAGAGAAATTGTAAATACTATAATAGAAGAGTGTAGTGTGAAAGGCGTAATAGAAGGAGCCAATTATAATTGTCCAGGACAAATAGTTTTATCGGGAGAAACAGAAACCATAAAGTTAGCATGTGACATAGCAAAAGATAAAGGTGCAAAAAGAGCAGTTATACTACCAGTTAGTGCTCCCTTTCACTGTAGTCTACTGAAGCCAGCAGGAGAAATGCTTAAAAAAGAATTAGAAAACATATCTATAAGTGATATCAATGTGGATATAATTTCAAATGTTACAGGTAATTATATAGATAATAAAGACAAAGTAAAAGAATTACTTATAAATCAAGTTTCAAATTCAGTACTTTGGGAAGACACTATAGACCTAATGATAAAAGATGGTATAAATACTTTTGTAGAAATAGGACCAGGAAAAACACTTACAGCTTTCGTGAAAAAAACAGCTAAAAAACATGGTGTTAAAGTAGAAAGCTTTAATATAGAAAATGTAGATTCATTAAAGGAATTCTTAAATACTTTTAAATAG
- the fabG gene encoding 3-oxoacyl-[acyl-carrier-protein] reductase, with translation MNLQGKVALVTGGSRGLGRAIAIKLAELGADIVINYSSSEDQALKVKEEIENLGRRALVIKADISNIEEASNLVSESLNEFSKIDILVNNAGITKDNLLLRMTENEWDDVININLKGTFNVTKSLIRSMIKQRDCSIINVASIVGVSGNAGQCNYSASKAGVIGFTKSLAKEVAKKNVRVNAIAPGFIETDMTGKLSDKIIDEYLKSIPLGKLGEPEDVANAVAFLASDMSKYITGQVLVVDGGLLI, from the coding sequence ATGAACTTACAAGGTAAAGTGGCCTTAGTTACTGGAGGGTCTAGAGGATTAGGTAGAGCTATAGCTATTAAGTTAGCAGAATTAGGAGCTGATATAGTTATAAACTATTCTAGCAGTGAAGACCAAGCTCTTAAAGTTAAAGAAGAAATAGAAAACTTAGGAAGAAGAGCTTTAGTTATAAAGGCAGATATTTCTAATATAGAAGAAGCAAGTAATTTAGTTTCTGAGTCATTAAATGAATTTTCTAAAATAGATATATTAGTAAACAATGCGGGAATAACTAAAGATAACTTATTATTAAGAATGACAGAAAATGAGTGGGACGATGTTATTAATATAAACTTAAAAGGAACTTTTAATGTTACTAAAAGCTTAATAAGAAGTATGATTAAACAAAGAGATTGTAGTATAATCAATGTTGCTTCTATTGTAGGAGTATCAGGAAATGCAGGACAATGTAACTATTCGGCATCTAAGGCTGGAGTTATAGGGTTTACAAAGTCTCTAGCTAAAGAAGTTGCAAAGAAAAATGTAAGGGTGAATGCTATTGCTCCTGGATTTATAGAAACAGATATGACAGGTAAGTTATCAGATAAAATAATAGATGAGTACTTAAAAAGCATTCCACTTGGAAAATTAGGAGAACCAGAAGATGTAGCAAATGCTGTTGCATTTTTAGCAAGTGATATGTCTAAATATATTACAGGTCAGGTTCTAGTTGTGGATGGTGGATTGTTAATTTAA
- the acpP gene encoding acyl carrier protein, which yields MVFEKIKKLIAEQLDVSEDEIKLESSFQDDLEADSLDVVELIMAIEDEFDIEIPDEEAEKISIVKDAVDYIQNNA from the coding sequence ATGGTATTTGAAAAAATTAAAAAGCTAATCGCAGAACAATTAGATGTTTCTGAAGATGAAATAAAACTAGAATCATCTTTTCAAGATGATTTAGAAGCTGATTCATTAGATGTTGTTGAACTTATAATGGCTATTGAAGATGAGTTTGATATAGAAATACCAGATGAAGAAGCTGAAAAGATTTCAATTGTAAAGGATGCAGTTGACTATATTCAAAACAATGCATAA
- the fabF gene encoding beta-ketoacyl-ACP synthase II — MQKRVVITGIGVISPIGIGKEEFYNSLLEGKSGIDTITRFDTEGFTTTIAGEIKNFNPEDYIDKREIKKMDRYTQYAVAASKLAIEDADLDVESIDKERFGVMLGSGIGGIETLEEQYKRLLDKGPKRVSPFLIPMMIGNMAAGQVSIMFGAKGVNETIVTACASSTNSIGDAFKVIQRGDADIIISGGTEAPITSVSLAGFAAAKTLSTNNENPTEASRPFDKDRDGFVMGEGAGILILEELDHALNRGAKIYGEVVGYGVTSDAHHITTPADNGEGAVRAMKMALRDANIKPEEVDYINAHGTSTYYNDKFETIAIKEVFKEHAYKLKVSSTKSMTGHLLGAAGGVEGCVCALAVSEDYMPPTINYTTKDEECDLDYIPNKGIKGKVRYALSNSLGFGGHNATLIIGKYE, encoded by the coding sequence ATGCAAAAAAGAGTAGTTATAACAGGTATAGGGGTTATAAGTCCTATTGGTATAGGCAAAGAAGAATTCTACAATTCACTTTTAGAAGGAAAAAGTGGAATTGATACTATAACTAGATTTGATACTGAAGGATTTACAACAACTATAGCTGGTGAGATAAAAAACTTTAACCCTGAAGATTATATAGATAAAAGAGAAATAAAAAAGATGGATAGATATACACAGTATGCTGTAGCAGCAAGTAAGCTTGCTATTGAGGATGCTGACTTAGATGTTGAAAGCATTGATAAAGAAAGATTCGGGGTTATGCTTGGTTCTGGTATAGGTGGTATAGAGACACTCGAAGAGCAGTATAAGAGATTATTAGATAAGGGACCAAAAAGAGTAAGTCCGTTTCTAATACCTATGATGATAGGAAATATGGCTGCAGGACAGGTATCTATAATGTTTGGAGCAAAAGGAGTAAATGAAACTATAGTAACAGCATGTGCTTCTTCTACAAACTCTATTGGTGATGCTTTTAAAGTTATACAAAGAGGAGATGCCGATATTATAATATCAGGTGGAACAGAGGCTCCTATAACATCAGTATCTTTAGCAGGTTTTGCTGCTGCTAAGACACTATCTACAAATAATGAGAATCCAACAGAAGCTAGTAGACCATTTGATAAAGACAGAGATGGATTTGTTATGGGAGAAGGAGCAGGAATATTAATTTTAGAAGAATTGGATCATGCACTAAACAGAGGCGCTAAAATATATGGAGAAGTAGTTGGATATGGGGTAACATCAGATGCTCATCATATAACTACTCCTGCTGATAATGGAGAAGGTGCTGTAAGAGCTATGAAAATGGCCTTACGAGATGCTAACATAAAGCCTGAAGAAGTGGACTATATAAATGCACATGGAACGTCTACTTACTATAATGACAAATTTGAAACAATAGCTATTAAAGAAGTATTTAAAGAACATGCTTATAAATTAAAAGTAAGCTCCACTAAGTCAATGACAGGGCATCTTTTAGGAGCTGCTGGTGGAGTTGAGGGATGTGTTTGTGCTTTAGCTGTAAGTGAAGACTACATGCCACCAACTATAAATTATACAACTAAAGATGAGGAATGTGATTTAGATTATATTCCGAATAAAGGAATTAAGGGAAAAGTTAGATATGCACTTTCAAATTCACTTGGATTTGGGGGACATAATGCTACTTTAATAATTGGAAAATATGAGTAG
- the rnc gene encoding ribonuclease III has product MNTCNVNEERMNFLQEIQSKIGYKFKDIELLNWALTHSSYANEHKKQKIVYNERLEFLGDSILGLIVSEYIFIKYPNYPEGDLTKLRATVVCEPSLSFIGRKINLGKYLLLGKGEEATGGRERVSILADAFEALIGAIYLDGKLKNAKEFTLKYLSPVIENAVNGGELFIDYKTQLQEMLQKKSKCKIEYKVVLEEGPDHNKIFHTEVSIENKILGKGIGKSKKEAEQNAAKIALTKMGVKNEY; this is encoded by the coding sequence ATGAATACTTGTAATGTAAACGAAGAAAGAATGAATTTTTTGCAAGAGATACAGTCAAAGATAGGATATAAATTTAAAGATATAGAATTATTAAACTGGGCACTTACTCATAGTTCTTATGCTAATGAACATAAAAAACAAAAAATAGTGTATAATGAGAGACTAGAGTTTTTAGGAGATTCAATATTAGGATTAATAGTAAGTGAATATATTTTTATCAAATATCCTAACTATCCTGAAGGAGATTTAACTAAATTAAGAGCTACAGTAGTTTGTGAACCTTCATTATCATTTATAGGAAGAAAAATAAATTTGGGAAAATATCTTCTTTTAGGAAAAGGAGAAGAAGCTACAGGTGGTAGAGAAAGGGTATCTATATTAGCTGATGCTTTTGAGGCATTAATAGGAGCCATATATCTTGATGGTAAATTAAAAAATGCTAAGGAATTTACGCTAAAATATCTATCACCTGTAATAGAAAATGCTGTTAATGGAGGAGAACTTTTTATAGATTATAAAACACAACTTCAAGAAATGCTACAGAAGAAAAGTAAGTGTAAAATAGAGTATAAAGTTGTATTAGAAGAAGGTCCAGATCATAATAAGATATTCCATACAGAAGTTTCTATAGAAAATAAAATTTTAGGTAAGGGAATAGGTAAGAGTAAAAAAGAAGCTGAACAGAATGCGGCAAAGATAGCTTTAACGAAAATGGGTGTGAAAAATGAGTACTAG
- a CDS encoding elongator complex protein 3 has translation MSTRYHIIPIFVPHTGCPHDCVFCNQRKITGVSTNITKDDVKEIIETYLQTIPQSNEKLEIAFYGGSFTGIESDVQKELLSIAFEYKKRGTVDRIRLSTRPDYIDDERLLLLKDHGVDIIELGVQSMDEEVLEKSYRGHTSDDVRKAVKLIREYDFYLGLQMMMGLPKDTREKILYTTYELLSLHPDFVRIYPTLVITDTYLEKQYLNGEYKPLTLEEAVSIATDVLMIFENYNIKVIRIGLQPSDNVAEGKEIVSGPFHSSFRQLVESNIYRHIMSEVLKDINTHTREIKILIGNKEISNLAGQRSSNIDFLKETFNLKKILIKGDNIPKDYFYIQTNNKSYKIDRKKYINNYLKQRDLLKLN, from the coding sequence ATGAGTACTAGATATCATATAATACCAATATTTGTTCCTCATACAGGATGTCCTCATGATTGTGTGTTTTGCAATCAAAGAAAGATAACAGGGGTAAGTACGAATATTACAAAAGATGATGTGAAAGAAATAATAGAAACTTATTTGCAAACAATACCACAAAGTAATGAAAAGCTAGAAATCGCATTTTACGGAGGAAGCTTTACAGGAATAGAAAGTGATGTTCAAAAGGAGCTTCTAAGTATTGCTTTTGAGTATAAAAAAAGGGGAACAGTAGATAGAATAAGGCTTTCTACTAGACCAGATTATATAGATGATGAGAGACTTTTATTACTGAAAGATCATGGAGTAGATATTATAGAGCTTGGAGTTCAGTCTATGGATGAAGAAGTTCTTGAAAAAAGTTATAGAGGGCATACATCGGACGATGTTAGAAAGGCAGTAAAATTAATAAGAGAATATGATTTCTATTTAGGATTACAGATGATGATGGGACTTCCTAAAGATACAAGAGAAAAAATATTATATACTACTTATGAATTATTAAGTCTACATCCAGATTTTGTTAGAATATATCCTACTCTTGTTATAACAGATACTTATCTTGAAAAGCAATATTTAAACGGAGAGTACAAGCCTTTAACATTAGAGGAGGCAGTAAGTATTGCTACAGATGTATTAATGATATTTGAAAATTATAATATTAAAGTTATTAGAATAGGACTTCAGCCTAGTGATAATGTAGCTGAAGGTAAAGAAATAGTATCAGGACCTTTTCATTCATCATTTAGACAACTTGTGGAATCAAATATATATAGACATATAATGTCAGAAGTGTTAAAAGACATAAATACTCATACTAGAGAAATTAAGATATTAATAGGTAATAAGGAAATATCTAATTTAGCAGGTCAAAGATCATCAAATATTGATTTTTTAAAAGAAACTTTTAATTTAAAAAAGATTTTGATAAAAGGAGATAATATACCAAAAGATTATTTCTATATACAAACTAATAACAAAAGCTATAAAATAGATAGAAAAAAATATATAAATAACTATCTAAAACAAAGAGATTTGTTAAAATTAAATTAA